A genomic window from Brassica oleracea var. oleracea cultivar TO1000 chromosome C8, BOL, whole genome shotgun sequence includes:
- the LOC106308764 gene encoding thaumatin-like protein 1 — protein MLRSGNGSASVIRDRMEENLASSSPKRNFWTFESSLSLSISAAAAHVHAPSSWYGIISGRTLCSNESRGNFSCATGDCESNKIEWPGSYGWSTVTYIYFRIDYSGTNSYFISLEYGYNLPVMVVPSHSSPTCFSSGCMVGLNKTCPNKLMIYDGIIPIACSSACKESSTHENC, from the exons ATGTTGAGGTCTGGTAATGGATCTGCGTCAGTGATCCGCGACCGAATGGAGGAGAACCTAGCATCATCGAGTCCAAAGAGAAACTTTTGGACTTTTGAATCTTCTCTATCTCTTTCAATATCGGCAGCTGCTGCACATGTGCAC GCACCATCTTCATGGTACGGTATCATCTCCGGTAGGACCCTCTGCTCAAACGAGTCAAGAGGAAACTTCTCGTGCGCAACCGGAGACTGCGAATCCAACAAAATCGAATGGCCCGGTTCATATGGTTGGTCTACGGTGACTTATATCTACTTTAGAATTGATTACAGCGGAACCAACAGCTACTTCATCAGTCTTGAGTACGGTTACAACCTTCCCGTGATGGTTGTCCCATCACATAGTAGCCCGACATGTTTCAGCTCAGGTTGTATGGTTGGCTTGAACAAGACGTGTCCAAATAAACTCATGATATACGACGGGATAATACCAATCGCTTGTAGTAGCGCCTGCAAAGAATCGAGTACACATGAAAACTGTTGA
- the LOC106308765 gene encoding uncharacterized mitochondrial protein AtMg00810-like — protein sequence MDVHNAFLHGDLEEEIYMQLPPGFKADDPSKVCRLRKSLYGLKQSPRCWFSKLSKTLLAFGFKQSYEDYSLFSLIEGNICLHILVYVDDFIIAGNDISTIHRFKKYLHKCFKMKVLGKLKYFLGLEVARGPEGMFVSQRKYTLDIIAECGLFGAKPSPVPTELNQKLALAKGPLLTDPGKYRRLVGRLIYLTFTRPELNYIVHLLSQFMQKPLEEHWVAALHVVRYLKGCPDQGIMLSSTADLTLTAYCNSDWSACLLTRRSLSAYIVQLGDSLVSWKTKKQKTVSRSSAEAEFRSMADATCEL from the coding sequence ATGGATGTTCACAATGCATTTTTACATGGTGATCTTGAGGAGGAGATTTATATGCAATTACCTCCAGGATTTAAAGCTGATGATCCCTCGAAAGTATGTCGTCTCCGTAAGTCACTTTATGGCCTGAAACAGTCTCCTCGGTGCTGGTTCTCCAAGCTTAGTAAAACTCTCTTGGCGTTTGGTTTTAAACAAAGCTATGAAGATTACTCTTTGTTCTCACTCATTGAAGGAAACATCTGCTTACATATTCTCGTTTATGTGGATGATTTTATCATCGCGGGTAATGATATATCAACGATACATCGCTTTAAAAAATATCTCCACAAGTGCTTTAAGATGAAGGTCTTGGGTAAACTTAAATACTTTCTTGGCTTGGAAGTGGCTCGTGGACCTGAAGGGATGTTTGTTTCTCAAAGGAAGTACACATTGGACATCATTGCAGAGTGTGGACTTTTCGGAGCCAAGCCATCTCCGGTCCCGACGGAGCTGAATCAAAAACTTGCCCTTGCCAAAGGACCACTACTCACTGATCCCGGCAAGTACAGAAGACTAGTCGGACGGTTGATCTACTTGACATTCACCAGGCCTGAGCTGAACTACATTGTTCATCTTCTCTCTCAATTCATGCAGAAACCACTTGAAGAACATTGGGTAGCAGCCTTGCATGTGGTCCGGTATTTAAAAGGCTGTCCAGATCAGGGGATCATGCTCTCATCTACGGCTGACTTAACCCTTACGGCATACTGCAATTCTGATTGGTCTGCTTGCCTGTTGACCAGACGATCCCTGTCGGCATATATCGTTCAGCTCGGTGATTCATTGGTATCATGGAAGACTAAAAAGCAGAAAACTGTCTCCCGTTCTTCCGCGGAGGCGGAGTTCCGATCAATGGCGGATGCTACATGTGAGCTATAA
- the LOC106308766 gene encoding uncharacterized protein LOC106308766 translates to MGLIVSSSLTWSVRIHETPETVREGYCGAYLSFFHSCGLIFPIPEPILEVLAELGLSLTQLLPNFLRHLVAFMVKAREEGLAFGLSEFRQLVLVKRNKQNPGTFLVSLRPVRHVIEDILYRDEKWHEKFFVFKMDQASMVPSGSSSISDEIRGLMRTVFALLVRTDRAPLVEESEDEAEHSQEVVATPSVQTQSSDRLTRQLVRRSSFRTSGSASRGRASGKSPLISIHDSDDEDVSGENRPPVSLSSGSEDETVAETRKRRRSSEGALPGPSHPRFVSEGDVKREAYAKVVVASSKVMEAFNEYVVTMEDHLVASRNESIGFEIKRLSKELKATKREGKKDAEKIEALTEEWRRVHL, encoded by the exons ATGGGGTTGATCGTTTCGTCGTCCTTGACTTGGTCGGTTCGCATTCATGAGACTCCCGAAACCGTGAGAGAAGGCTACTGCGGAGCCTATCTTTCCTTCTTTCACTCTTGCGGTCTTATTTTCCCGATCCCGGAGCCAATACTCGAGGTCCTGGCGGAGCTTGGGTTATCGCTTACCCAGCTTCTCCCGAACTTTCTTAGGCATCTTGTCGCCTTCATGGTTAAGGCTAGGGAGGAGGGTCTTGCTTTTGGTCTTAGCGAGTTTCGTCAGCTCGTTCTGGTGAAGCGGAATAAGCAGAACCCTGGTACTTTCCTCGTGTCTCTGCGCCCAGTTCGCCACGTCATCGAGGACATCCTTTATCGCGACGAGAAGTGGCACGAGAAATTTTTTGTTTTCAAGATGGATCAAGCATCTATGG TTCCTTCTGGAAGCTCTTCAATATCAGATGAGATCCGTGGTCTGATGAGG ACTGTCTTCGCCTTGCTGGTGAGGACCGACAGAGCTCCTTTGGTTGAGGAGTCTGAAGACGAGGCCGAACATTCCCAGGAGGTCGTAGCGACTCCTTCTGTTCAGACCCAGTCTTCAGATCGGCTAACTAGACAGCTTGTGAGGAGGTCGTCGTTCCGAACTTCTGGGTCTGCATCGAGGGGCCGAGCTTCTGGAAAATCTCCCTTGATCTCGATTCATGATTCCGACGACGAAGATGTTTCAGGAGAGAATCGACCTCCTGTCTCGTTGAGTTCAGGCTCAGAAGATGAGACCGTGGCGGAGACTCGCAAGCGACGTCGGTCATCGGAGGGTGCCTTGCCTGGTCCGTCTCATCCTCGGTTTGTTTCTGAGGGAGATG TCAAGAGGGAAGCCTATGCCAAGGTTGTTGTGGCAAGCTCTAAG GTGATGGAAGCTTTTAATGAATATGTCGTGACGATGGAAGATCATCTCGTGGCTTCTCGGAACGAGAGCATTGGTTTTGAGATCAAGAGGCTTTCGAAGGAGCTCAAAGCCACCAAGCGAGAAGGGAAGAAGGATGCCGAAAAGATAGAAGCTTTGACTGAAGAATGGAGGAGAGTTCATCTGTAG